A single genomic interval of Rosistilla ulvae harbors:
- the xerC gene encoding tyrosine recombinase XerC: MRSAIPQFLQYLAHERNASDLTIKAYREDLFGLVEFLEDQRGSTPKPQDLSPQDLRGYQAALQEADYARNTISRKLASLRSFYRFAQRQELATTNPASPLRNPRRQRKLPHVLSGGEVNRILKTPPTNDPNGLRDRAILETLYSAGLRVSELVGLNDGDLDFDQQIIRVRGKGRKERMSPLGSFAIRALRRYMPTRNRDPKEPQSPSAATFLNRFGRRLTTRSVGRMLEKHIQVAGLDTRTSPHTLRHSFATHLLDAGADIRSVQELLGHKSLATTQIYTHVSAANLLAIYEKAHPRAR; encoded by the coding sequence TCTGACGATCAAGGCCTACCGCGAAGATCTGTTTGGGTTGGTCGAGTTTCTCGAGGATCAGCGGGGCAGCACGCCGAAGCCGCAGGACTTGTCGCCGCAAGATCTCCGTGGCTACCAGGCGGCGTTGCAAGAGGCCGATTACGCCCGCAACACGATCTCGCGGAAACTGGCTTCGCTGCGAAGCTTTTATCGCTTTGCCCAGCGGCAGGAACTGGCGACGACCAACCCTGCCAGCCCGCTACGGAATCCGCGGCGACAGCGGAAACTGCCGCACGTCCTCTCGGGGGGCGAAGTCAATCGGATCCTCAAGACGCCGCCGACGAACGACCCCAACGGCCTCCGCGACCGCGCGATCCTGGAAACGCTGTACAGCGCCGGGCTGCGTGTTAGCGAATTGGTCGGACTGAACGACGGCGATCTCGACTTCGACCAACAGATCATTCGCGTTCGCGGTAAGGGACGCAAGGAACGGATGAGCCCGTTGGGTTCGTTTGCCATCCGCGCCCTGCGACGTTACATGCCGACTCGCAATCGCGATCCGAAAGAGCCTCAGTCCCCTTCGGCGGCTACGTTTTTGAACCGCTTCGGTCGCCGATTGACCACGCGCAGCGTCGGCCGGATGCTGGAAAAACACATCCAGGTCGCGGGGCTCGACACGCGGACCAGCCCGCACACGCTGCGGCACAGTTTTGCCACGCATCTCTTGGACGCGGGAGCCGACATCCGTAGCGTTCAGGAATTGCTCGGGCACAAGAGCCTGGCGACCACGCAGATCTACACGCACGTCAGCGCCGCCAACCTGTTGGCGATCTACGAAAAAGCTCATCCGCGAGCTCGATAG